The Streptomyces sp. TLI_105 DNA segment CGTGCCGGGCCCCGCGACTCCGCCCCGCCCAGCGGGCGCTCCGAGCACGTCGGGCCCCCCGGCTCCGCCCCGTGCGCCGGGGCCGTCCGGGGCGCCCGGCTCGGCGGGTGCCACGGCGGTGGTCGGTCGGCCCGGCGCTCCCGCCTCGGGCGGGCGGTCGGGACCCCCGGCCGGGTCCTCGTGGTGCCGGTGGACCAGGGCGTGCAGGGCCGTGTCCAGGTCCAGGTGGGCGGCCTGGACCCAGTCGGCGAGTTCTTCGTGGGCGAAGCGGTAGCCGGAGCCGGCGGGGACGAGCAGGCCCTCGGTGAGGACGGCCGGGGCCCAGCCCTCCCGCCAGGGGAACAGCTCCTCGAAGGAGGCCCGGTCCAGGAGGCCGTGCCCGGGCCCGAGGCACCGGCGGGCCGCCTCGTGCACCCGGCCGGTCACGCGCGCGGCGAGCCTGCGGACGGCCGTCCCGCGGAGGAGCGGCCGGGAGCCCGCGGCGATCCGGACGGCGGCCCGCAGGCACACCAGGTCCAGGTGGGCGGTGAAGATCTCCTCGCGCCCGGGTCGCCCCGGCACCTCTCCCGGCAGCGCCGCCCGCACCTCGGCGAGCAGCCGCAGGGCGAGCGGGTGCCGGGCGTCCGCCGCGGCGAGGTCCGCCTCCCCGATCCCGTACCCCTCGCGTACGGCACGGGCCTCCGTCTCGGAGTACGGCCCGAGAAACACGGCCGGGGGCATTCCGCCGCCGGTCGTCGCCGCGGCGGTCGCAGTCGTGGCCGGGCCCGGACCGTCCGGCCGTCCGGCCGGGTCCGTCGCGAGCCGGTGCCGGGCGCCCGGTCCCGCCGCCGGCGGGTGCGGGGCTCCCGCGTCCGCCACCGACCCGGGCGGACCGCCGGGGTCCGCCACCGCCCCGGCCGAGCCGCCGGGGCCCGGCACCGGCCGGTGCAAGGCCCCCGGGGTGTACAGCGTGCCCGCCTGTTCCCAGTGTTCCGGGCGGCAGGCGGTGATCAGGTGGGCCCCGTGGGTGCGGAGCCAGCGTTCCGTGGCCGTCGTCCAGTCGGCGAGCCGGTGGGCGAGGAGCGGGGGCATCTCCTCGGGGCCGTCGAGGACGACGAGGAGCGGGCGGCCCGCGTCCCGGGCGAGGGCGGCGGCCCGCTCCGGGGTGGCGGTCGTGGTGTCGCCGAGCGCCCCGGACGCGGCGACGATCCGGCCGGCCCGGTGGAGGGCGCGGCCGACGGCGTCGGCGAGCGAGCGGTCCTCGGCGCGCAGGTCGGCCCCGCGCAGCCGGACGGTGGGGGCGGGTGCGACGCCCCGGGCGCGCCGGGCGCAGAGTGCGGCGAGGGCGGTGGTGCGGCCGGTGCCGGGGGCGCCGACGAGGGCGAGGACGGGGGTGTCGCCGGCCGTGAAGCGGGCGAACTCGCGGACGCAGTCGGGCCGTTCGACGGGTTCGGGCCAGGGGTCGGGGTCCCGTGCGGGCCCGGTGGAGGTGGCGGTGAGTTCCAGGATCGCGGCGAGGTTGAGGTCGGGCCCGTAGGCGGGGACGGTGGCCGCGTTGCGCCGGAGCAGGGCGGTGAGGGGGCCGGCGGGCCGGAGCGGCACCGCGTATCCGGCGGCCCGGCGGTCGCCGTGCAGGGCGGTGCCGAGGACGGCGAGGACGGTGCCGGTGACGGTGTCGAGGACGGGCCCGCCGGCGGCCTGTCCGCCGCGGCGGAGCGCCTCGGCGCCCTCGGTGCCGATGGCGAGTTCGAGGGCGTCGGTGAGGGCGTGGAAGCGGTCGGTGGCGGTGTACGTGACGGCGGCGGGGCCTAGGACCCGGGCCTCGCGCCAGCCCTGGGCGGCGATCCGCACGTATGTGCCGGGTTCGATCTCGGGCCGGGTCGCGAGCGGCAGCGGGCGGCCGCCGAGCCCTTCGGTCCGTACGAGCGCGAGGCCGCTCTCGGGCAGGGGGGTGACGGCCTCGGCCTCGGCGAGGCAGGTCCGGTCGCCGGGGGCGTGCAGGACGACACGGCTGAGTCCGTCGACGGCTTCGTGGCTGGTGACGACCGTCCCGTGGTGGTCGGCGAGGAAACCGGTGCCGCGTGGCCGGCCCGCCGGATCGCAGATCCGTACCAGCGTCGCCAGGTCCCCGGGTCCCATGGTGTCGACGGTAGGCGCCCGGTGATCGTCCCAAGGTGCTCGTCGGGAAACGCGCCCCCTGACGCTCCCCCGTTCGCATCGAGCGCCTCCCCGATGGGGTGAATTTCGGCGGCTCTGCGGGACAGACACTTCCCGGGGGAAACGGAGGGGGGAAAGTCGTGGGGCGGGCACGCGCGCGTGCCCGCCCCACGACGGAGTCCGGTCGGCTCAGCCGAAGACGGCGAGGCTCTTGGCCTTGCCCCGCTGCTCCTCGACGAGCGCGAGCAGCTTCCCCCCGGGCCCGAAGACCGCGACGGGCCCCTTCGGGTACTCCGGCATCTCCAGGCGGACGCCGTTGAGCAGCAGCCCGGCCCGCTTCTCGTCGACCTCCCAGCGCGGGAACGCCGCCGCGGCCGCGTCGGCGACCGGCATGACCGTCAGCTCCTCCTGGAGCTGGTCAAGGGTCCGGGCCGAGTCCAGCTTGTACGGGCCGACCCGGGTGCGCCGCAGCGCGGTCAGGTGGCCGCCGACGCCGAGTCCGGCACCGAGGTCCCGGGCGAGCGCCCGGATGTACGTGCCGGAGGAGCAGACCACCGAGACGACCAGGTCGATGACCGGCGTGCCGTCCTCGGCGGTGTCGTCGCGGACGTCGTAGACCCGGAAGGAGGAGACGGTGACCGGGCGGGCCGGGATCTCGAACTCCTCGCCGCCGCGCACGCGCGCGTACGACCGCTTGCCGTCGATCTTGATCGCGGAGACCTTCGATGGCACCTGCATGATGGCGCCGGTCAGCTCGGCGACGCCCGCGTCGATCTGCTCCCGGGTGACCTTCGAAGCGTCGACCGACGCCGTGATCTCGCCCTCGGCGTCGTCGGTGATCGTCGTCTGGCCCAGGCGGATGGTGCCCAGGTACTCCTTCTCGGTCAGCGCGAGGTGACCGAGGAGCTTGGTCGCCCGCTCCACGCCGAGGACGAGGACGCCCGTGGCCATGGGGTCGAGCGTGCCGGCGTGGCCGACGCGACGGGTCTTGGCGATCCCGCGCATCTTGGCCACGACGTCGTGCGAAGTGAAGCCCGACGGCTTGTCGACGATGACAAGCCCGTCGGGCGTCTTTCCCGAGGTGCTCATTCGGCGGCTTCGTCCTCGCCCGGCTTCTTGTAGGGGTCGGCGTCGCCCGCGAAGGAGGCGCCCGAGGAGGCCTCCCGCACCTGGGCGTCCGAGGCCCGCGCCTTGTCGAGGAGGTCCTCGATGGTCTTGGCGTTCTCCGGGAGGGCGTCGGCCACGAAGGTCAGGGTCGGGGTGAACTTGGTCCCCGCCGCCCGGCCCACGGCCGAACGGAGGATGCCCTTGGCGCTCTCCAGACCGGCCGCGGCGCTCGCGCGCTCCTCGTCGTCGCCGTAGACCGTGTAGAAGACCGTGGCCTCCCGCAGGTCGCCGGTGACGCGGGTGTCCGTGATGGTCACGTGCGTACCCAGGCGGGGGTCCTTGATGCCGCGCTGCAGCTTCTCGGCGACCACCTCCCGGATGAGGTCCGCCAGCTTCTTCGCCCGCGCGTTGTCGGCCACTGGTCCTTCTCCTTCTTTGCCTTGCTCAAATCAGTCTTCATCAGTGTGGAGCCTTCGGCGCACCGAAAGGAGTTCCACCTCCGGCCGTGCGGCGACGAGCCGCTCACAGCGGTCGAGCACGTCCGATACGAACCCCGGGTCCCCGGACACCAGCGCGACGCCCAGCCGGGCCCTGCGATGGAGGTCCTGGTCGCCCACCTCGGCCGCGCTCACGGAGAACTTGCGCTGGAGCTCGGCGACGATGGGCCGGACGACGGAGCGTTTCTCCTTCAACGAATGAACGTCGCCGAGGAGCAGGTCGAAGGACAGAGTCCCCACGTACATGTGGTGCCGGATGTCCCGCCGGTTCGGGTTCGGTGGCCTGCCACGCCGTCGCTTGGCAGGGACACCAGAACCGTACACGCAACGGCCGGGGCCGATCGACGGAAATATCTTCCGCCGACCGGCCCCGGACGCAGCCCTACGCGTTACGCGCGCGGCTTCTCGCGCATCTCGTACGTCGCGATGACGTCGTCGATCTTGATGTCGTTGAAGTTTCCGAGGTTGATACCGCCCTCGAAGCCTTCGCGGATCTCGGTGACGTCGTCCTTGAAGCGGCGCAGACCGTGGATCGTGAGGTCCTCGGCGATGACCTTGCCGTCGCGGACGAGGCGCGCCTTGGTGTTGCGCTTGACCTCGCCCGAGCGGATGAGGACACCGGCGATGTTGCCCAGCTTGGACGAGCGGAAGACCTCGCGGATCTCCGCCGTACCGAGCTCGACCTCTTCGTACTCCGGCTTGAGGAGGCCCTTGAGCGCCGCCTCGATCTCCTCGATCGCCTGGTAGATGACCGAGTAGTACCGGACGTCGACGCCCTCGCGCTCCGCCATCTGCGCGGCACGGCCGGCCGCACGGACGTTGTAGCCGATGACGATGGCGTCGGAGCCCATGGCCAGGTCGATGTCCGACTCGGTGACCGCACCCACACCGCGGTGCAGGACGCGGATGTCGACCTCTTCGCCGACGTCGAGCTGGAGCAGCGAGGCCTCGAGGGCCTCGACCGCACCGGACGCGTCGCCCTTGATGATGAGGTTGAGTTCCTGGACGAGACCGGCCTTGAGCACCTTGTCGAGGTCCTCGAGGGACACCCGGCGGACGCGCTTGGCGAAGGCGGCGTTGCGCTCACGCGCAGCGCGCTTCTCGGCGATCTGACGGGCCGTACGGTCCTCGTCGACGACCAGGAGGTTGTCGCCGGCACCCGGGACGTTGGTGAGACCCAGGACGAGGACGGGAGTCGACGGGGTCGCCTCCTCGACGTTGTTGCCCTTGTCGTCGAGCATCGCCCGGACGCGGCCGTACGCGTCGCCGACCACCACGGTGTCGCCGATGCGCAGCGTTCCGCGCTGGACCAGGACGGTCGAGACGGCACCGCGACCACGGTCGAGGTGCGACTCGATCGCAATGCCCTGCGCGTCCTGGTTCGGGTTGGCCCGCAGGTCGAGCGAGGCGTCGGCGGTGAGGATGACGGCCTCGAGCAGGGAGTCGATGTGCAGACCCTGCTTGGCGGAGATGTCGACGAACATCGTGTCGCCGCCGTACTCCTCGGCCACCAGACCGAACTCGGTCAGCTGACCGCGGACCTTGGTCGGGTCCGCGCCCTCGACGTCGATCTTGTTGACCGCGACGACGATCGGGACGCCGGCGGCCTTGGCGTGGTTGAGCGCCTCGATCGTCTGCGGCATGACGCCGTCGTTGGCCGCGACCACGAGGATCGCGATGTCGGTCGACTTCGCACCACGGGCACGCATGGCGGTGAACGCCTCGTGACCCGGGGTGTCGATGAAGGTGATGCGACGCTCTTCGCCGTTGACCTCGGTACCGACCTGGTAGGCACCGATGTGCTGGGTGATGCCACCGGCCTCGCCCGCGACGACGTTCGTCTTGCGGATCGCGTCGAGAAGTCGGGTCTTACCGTGGTCGACGTGACCCATGACGGTGACGACCGGCGGACGGGAGACCAGAGCCTCTTCGCCGCCCTCGTCCTCGCCGAACTCGATGTCGAAGGACTCGAGGAGCTCGCGGTCCTCCTCCTCCGGGGAGACGATCTGAACCTGGTAGTTCATCTCGTCGCCGAGCATCTGCAGCGTGTCGTCGGAGACGGACTGCGTCGCCGTGACCATCTCACCGAGGTTCATCATCACCGCGACGAGCGACGCCGGGTTGGCGCCGATCTTCTCGGCGAAGTCGGTGAGGGAGGCACCGCGCGACAGGCGAATGACCTCGCCGCCACCGCGGGGAAGCATCACGCCGCCCACGGACGGGGCCTGCATGGCCTCGTACTCCTGACGCCTCTGACGCTTCGACTTGCGACCACGACGCGCGGGACCGCCGGGGCGACCGAAGGCGCCCTGCGTGCCACCACGGCCACCCGGACCGCCGGGACGGCCACCGAAGCCACCGGGACGACCGCCGAAGCCGCCGCCACCGCCGCCGGGACCACCCGGACGACCGCCGCCGCCACCGGGACCACCGGGACGACCGGCGAAGCCGCCGCCGCCACCGCCGGGACCGGCCGGACGACCGGCGAAGCCGGGACGACCGCCGCCGCCACCGCCGGGACCACCCGGACGGCCGCCGGGGCCACCGGGACCACGGCCGCCAGGACCGGGACGCGGGCCGGCAGCGGGACGCTGCGGCATCATGCCCGGGTTCGGACGGTTACCGCCGGGCGCGCCGCCCGGACGGGGAGCCTGCGGACGAGGCATGCCACCGGGGGTGGGACGGCCACCGCCCTGACCCTGCGGACGCGGGGCGCCACCGGGGCCGCCCTGCGGACGCGGGGCGCCCGGAACGGCACCGGGGCCGCCGGGACGGGGAGCGCCGCCACCCGGACGGGGCGCCTGCGGGCGCGCCATTCCGGTGGAGCCACCCGAGGTGAAGGGGTTGTTGCCCGGACGGGGACCGGCCGGACGGGCACCGCCCGGACGGGGGGCCTGCTGGCCGCCGGGGCGCGGAGCGCCCTGGCCCTGCGGGCGGGGGGCACCCTGACCCGGGCGGGCGGGACGCTCGCCGGTGGGACGGGGACCCGGGGCGGCGCCACCGGGACGCGGACCGGCGGCGGGAGCCGACGGGGGCGCGGTGAACTCCGGGGCGGCCGGAGCCGGCGTGACCGGCTTGGGCGCGGGCTTCGGGCCCGGGCGGGGGCCCGAGGCGGCCGGAGCCGGAGAGGGGGTGCTGCTCGCGGGCGCGGCCGGAGTGACCGGCGCCGGCGCTGCGGGCGCGGCGGGGGCCGGCTTGGGGGCCGGGGCGCCGGGCTTCGGAGCAGCGGGACGGGCCGCGGCGGCCGGAGACGGCGCCGCGGGGGAGGGCGCCGCCTTGCGGGGCGCGCCGGGCTTGGCAGCGGTCTTGCCGGCGTTGCCGCCGGGACCCTGCAAAGCGTCAGTCAACTTGCGCACGACCGGCGCCTCGATCGTCGAGGACGCCGAACGGACGAATTCACCGAGTTCTTGGAGCTTGGCCATGACGACCTTGCTCTCCACACCGAACTCCTTGGCGAGTTCGTATACCCGGACCTTAGCCACTTTGCTCCTTTGTGAGGTCCGGTTACCGCCGGACCGTCGCTACTTCATGGGCGTACTCATCGCGTACTCATCGAGTGCTCATCGCAATCTCGACCTACTTCCAACTCGCGAGGTACCTGACCGCACGGTTCTCCGTGCCGTACTTCTTGTTCATTGCGGTGCCGCCTGCTCGACGTGGTGGCGGAGCGCCGCGGTGTCGAGCGGTCCCGGGACCTTGAGGGCCCTCGGGAAAGCTCGGCGGCGGACCGCCAGGTCGAGACAGACCACGGCGGGGTGCAGGTACGCACCCCGGCCGGGCAGCGTACCGCGATGATCAGGAACGCACTCGTCCTTGTTCACCACGATCCGCAGCAGATCGCTCTTGGCCGCTCGCTCCCGGCATCCCACACAGGTTCGCTCAGGGCACGCGCGGGCATGCGTCCGGCCAGACACTATTAAGTCTACCTCCCCGCACCGACCCCACCCGTTCGGGGCAAGAATCGAACAGTCGTTGTCCAAAAACGGTCTCAGCCCTGCGGCTCGGCCGGCTCCGTGTCCGGACGGATGTCGATCCGCCAGCCGGTGAGGCGAGCGGCGAGGCGGGCGTTCTGGCCCTCCTTGCCGATGGCCAGCGACAGCTGGTAGTCCGGCACCGTCACCCGGGCCGAGCGGGCGGCCAGGTCCACGACCTCGACCTTGGAGACCCGCGCCGGGGACAGCGCGTTCGCCACCATCTCGGCCGGGTCGTCCGACCAGTCGACGATGTCGATCTTCTCGCCGAGCAGCTCCGCCATCACGTTGCGGACGCGGCTGCCCATCGGGCCGATGCAGGCGCCCTTGGGGTTCAGGCCCGAACGGGTGGAACGGACGGCGATCTTGGTGCGGTGACCGGCCTCACGGGCGATGGCCGCGATCTCGACCGAGCCGTCGGCGATCTCCGGCACCTCCAGGGCGAAGAGCTTCTTCACCAGGTTGGGGTGCGTGCGCGAAAGGGTGACGGACGGACCGCGGACACCCTTCGCCACCCGGACGACGTACGTGCGCAGCCGAAGCCCGTGCGTGTAGTCCTCGCCGGGCACCTGCTCCTGCACCGGAAGGATGGCCTCCAGCTTGTCGTCCAGCCGGACGAGGACGTTCTTCGGGTCCTTGCCCTGCTGCACCACACCGGCGACGACATCGCCCTCGCGGCGCGCGTACTCGCCGAAGGTCACGTCGTTCTCGGCGTCCCGCAGCCGCTGCTGGATGACCTGGCGGGCGGTGCTCGCCGCGATCCGGCCGAAGTCCGACGGGGTGTCGTCGAAGTCCTTGGGCTCCTGGCCCTCCTCCAGGTCGGAGGGGTCCTCCTTCGCCCACACCGTCACGTGACCGGTGGCCCGGTTCAGCTCCACACGCGCGTGGCGGCGGGCGTCCGGGGTCCGGTGGTACGCGATGAGGAGGGCCGACTCGATCGCCTCGACCAGCATCTCGAAGGAGATGTCCTTCTCCTGGGCCAAGCCCTTCAGAAGCTTCACGTCGATGTCCACGGCTACGCCTCCTCTTCCTTCTTGTCCTTGCGGTTGAACTCGATCTCGACACGCGCCTTGACGATGTCGGCGAACGCGACCCGGCGGGCGGTGGGCTTGCGCCCCTTCACGCCCGGCACCTCCATGTCGAGGCCGTCCTCGTCCACCGCGAGGATGCGCGCGACCAGGTCCCCGCCCTCGGCGAGCTGGAGCTTCGCCAGGCGGCCGGTGGCGCGCACGTAGTGGCGGTGCTCGGTGAGGGGGCGCTCGGCGCCGGGGGAGCTGACCTCGAGGACGTACTCGCCCTCGCCCATCGCGTCGGTCTCGTCGAGCTTCTCGGAGATCTCGCGGCTCAGCTCGGCGCAGACGTCCAGCTCCACGCCCTCGTCCGAGTCGACGACGATCCGCAGCAGCCCGCGGCGGCCGGCCCGGGACACCTCGATCTCTTCCAGATCCAGGTCCTTCGCGGCGACGAGCGGCTCCACGAGTCCGCGCAGCCTGTCGCTCTGGGTGGTGCTCATCCGGGTGACTCCTCGGCCGCGTGTGCTGTTGTGGGTTCGTCGCGTGTCAGACCAAAGGGTATCCGGTCCGGGAGGGTGTTGCCGTCCATCGCCCCGGGGCCCGCGGGTACGCTCGCCTGCGGTGATCTCGACGATCTTCGACGACGGACGGCAGCCGAGGGAGAAGGCGTGACGACGACGGGCAGGCGCGCACTCCTCGTGGCGGGTGCGGCGGCGGGCGTGACCGCCCTCGCGAGCTGCACTTCCCCTCCCGCCGGGCAGGCCCGGCGGCCGGGCGCCGCCGAGCTGGAGGCCGAACGGGTGGCGCGCGCCGAGGCGGCCCTGCGGCTGCGGTCGGTGACCGCCGCGCGCGGCCTGCTGGAACGTTACGACGCGACGCTCGCCGCCCACCCCTCCCTGGCCCCCCGGCTGACCCCGCTGCGGAGCGCGGTGGCGGCCCACGCGAAGGCCCTCGGCGAGGGCGGCACGACGGTGGAACCCGCCACGGCGACGACCTCCGCGGGCCCCTCCCCGACGGCCTCCACCTCTCCGTCCGCCCCCTCTTCGTCCTCCGTTTCGGCCTCCGGGAGGCCCACGGCCCCCGCCGCACCCGTTCGGGTGGCGGCCGACCCCCGGGCCGCCCTCCGGGAACTCGCCGCCGCCGAGCGCGGCGCCTCCGACGGCCACACGGCCGCACTGCTCATCGCCCCGCCCGAGTACGCCCGGCTGCTCGCCTCCGTCGCGGCGGCCGGCGCCGCCCACGCCTACCTGCTGACCGAGGGAGCACGGGCATGAGCGCCCTCGACGCGACCCAGGCCGCGCTGGCCGCCGAGCACGCCGCGGTGTACGGGTACGGGGTCGTCGGCGGCCGGATCGGCGCCGAGCGGCGGACCGAGGCCACCGCCGCGTACGAGGCGCACCGGGCGCGGCGGGACGCGCTGCGCCGGGCCGTGCGGGACCTCGGTGGGACGCCGGTGGCGGCGGAGGCCGCGTACGAGCTGCCCTTCCGGGTCGCGGCCCCGGCCGACGCGGTGCGGCTCGCGGCGGTCCTGGAGGACCGGGTGGCCGGCGTGTACTCCGACCTCGTCCGGGCCACCGGGGACCGGGCGCGCGCGGAGGCGGCCGCCGCGCTCCGGGAGGCCGCGGTACGCGCCGTCCGCTGGCGCGGCAGCGACGTAACCTTTCCTGGGCTTGCCGAGCGGGCAGGGCCTGTCCGGTCCTGATCCGCCGGACAGGCCCTAGTCCCGCCCCGACCGAAGGAACAACGTACGCATGGGTTTCGAACCGCCGCAGCGACTGGCCAGGACGCTCGGTGAGACGTACGGGGACGCCGCGGCGGCCGAGTGGCTCGGGGAGCTTCCGGAGCTCGCCGGCCGGGCGCTCGACCGGGCGTCCCTGGACACCGAGCGGGTGATGGCCCCCGGCGGACGGAGCAGCCTGGTCGTGCTCGTCCGGCGCTCCGACGGCTCCCCCGCCGCGCTCAAGATCGCGCCGCCGTTCACCCGTCCGGACCTGGAGCGGGACGCGCTGGCGCACTGGAACGGCTGGGGCGCGGTCCAGCTCCTCGACGAGGCCGGGGAGGGCTCGCTCGTCCTCGAACGGCTCCACCCCGAGGTCTCGCTGCGCTCCCTGCCGGAGGCGAAGGCGCTCCTGGAGGCGGCCGGCACCGTGCGCAAGCTCTGGGTGGAGCCGCCGGCGGGGCACGGTTTCGGGACGGTGGCGGAGCGGACGGCCCGGCAGGCGGAGGCGATGGAGCCGTACCGCGCGGACCCGGCGACCGCGGAACTGACCGCGGCGGCGCTCGCGGCCCGCGAGGAGCTGGTCGGGGGCGACCCGGAGGCGGTGCTGCTGCACGGGAACTTCCGGCAGGGCAAGGTCCTCGCCGGCGACCGGACGCCCTGGCTGGCCGTCGGCCCCGAGCCGCTGGTCGGCGAGCGGGCCTACGACCTCGCCCGGCTCGTACGGGACCGGGTCGAGGACCTGGTGGCCGCCTCCTCGGGGGCCTCGGCGGCCCGGCGGCGGGTCAACAAGCTGGCGGACTCCCTGGACCTGGACCGGGAGCGGCTGCGCGGCTGGAGCCTGTTCCGCGCGGTGGAGTCGGGGACGCGGGCGCTGACGGCGGGGCGGCGGCAGGACGCCGAGCTGCTCCTCGAGTTCGCGAGCTGGCTCTAGGGGAATACCCTTTTTGTACTGTTCGGCTCGATCCAGGGGGCCGTGATGATCCAAGAGCTGCTGGTGGCGGCGGCCGGCGCGGCCGCGGCGGTCGCGGTGTACGCGGGCGCGGCGGCGCGCGTGGTCAAGCAGTACGAGCGCGGCGTCGTCTTCCGCTTCGGTCGGCTGCGCGACGACATCCGCTCCCCCGGCTTCACGATGATCGTTCCGCTCGTGGACCGCCTGCACAAGGTGAACATGCAGATCGTCACCATGCCCGTGCCCGCGCAGGAGGGCATCACCCGCGACAACGTGACGGTACGGGTCGACGCGGTCGTCTACTTCAAGGTCGTCGACGCGGCCGACGCGCTGGTCCGCGTCGAGGACTACAAGTTCGCGGTCTCCCAGATGGCGCAGACCTCGCTCCGGT contains these protein-coding regions:
- a CDS encoding aminoglycoside phosphotransferase family protein — protein: MGFEPPQRLARTLGETYGDAAAAEWLGELPELAGRALDRASLDTERVMAPGGRSSLVVLVRRSDGSPAALKIAPPFTRPDLERDALAHWNGWGAVQLLDEAGEGSLVLERLHPEVSLRSLPEAKALLEAAGTVRKLWVEPPAGHGFGTVAERTARQAEAMEPYRADPATAELTAAALAAREELVGGDPEAVLLHGNFRQGKVLAGDRTPWLAVGPEPLVGERAYDLARLVRDRVEDLVAASSGASAARRRVNKLADSLDLDRERLRGWSLFRAVESGTRALTAGRRQDAELLLEFASWL